The following are from one region of the Edwardsiella tarda ATCC 15947 = NBRC 105688 genome:
- the xni gene encoding flap endonuclease Xni gives MSIHLLIVDALNLIRRIHAVQGSPCHEACCAALRQLLGHTTPSHAVAVFDDDDRADSWRHRLLPTYKAGRQAMPDSLVAEMDALRAAFAALGVACWQSPGNEADDLAATLADKVARSGHRVTIVSTDKGYCQLLSPQIQIRDYFQKRWLDLPFVRQEFGVEPQQLTDFWGLAGISSSKIPGVAGIGAKTAAALLAEFGSLEAIYQHLPQVAERWRHRLEAQREMAETCRRVATLQTTLSLHGNLQQLRLGTTGS, from the coding sequence ATGTCCATCCACCTGTTGATCGTCGACGCCCTCAATCTCATCCGCCGCATCCACGCGGTACAAGGCTCTCCTTGCCACGAGGCCTGCTGCGCGGCCTTACGCCAACTGCTGGGCCATACGACCCCCAGCCACGCCGTCGCCGTGTTTGATGACGATGATCGCGCCGACAGTTGGCGCCATCGGTTGTTGCCCACGTATAAGGCCGGACGCCAGGCGATGCCAGACTCGCTGGTCGCAGAGATGGATGCCTTACGCGCCGCCTTCGCCGCATTGGGCGTCGCCTGCTGGCAGAGTCCCGGTAATGAGGCGGATGATCTGGCCGCCACGCTGGCCGATAAGGTGGCGCGGAGCGGTCATCGTGTCACCATCGTCTCGACGGATAAGGGCTACTGCCAACTGCTCTCGCCGCAGATCCAAATCCGTGACTACTTTCAAAAACGCTGGCTGGATCTGCCCTTCGTGCGTCAGGAGTTCGGCGTCGAACCTCAACAATTAACCGATTTCTGGGGACTGGCGGGGATCAGCAGCAGCAAGATCCCCGGCGTCGCGGGTATCGGCGCCAAGACTGCCGCCGCGCTGCTGGCCGAGTTCGGCTCGCTGGAGGCGATCTACCAGCACTTGCCACAGGTCGCGGAGCGCTGGCGTCACCGCCTGGAGGCGCAACGGGAAATGGCCGAGACCTGTCGCCGGGTCGCTACACTGCAAACCACGCTCAGCCTACACGGTAATCTGCAACAGCTACGCCTCGGTACAACGGGGAGTTGA